A genome region from Geobacter pickeringii includes the following:
- the mce gene encoding methylmalonyl-CoA epimerase yields the protein MFTRINHIGIAVPSLAEAVPFYRDQLGMAFKGTEEVPEQKVTVAFLQIGESKIELLEPTSAESPIAKALEKNGPGIHHIAYQVEDIEAAIASLVAGGARMIDSVPRNGAHGARIAFVHPKSSHGVLTELCEGGH from the coding sequence ATGTTTACCAGAATCAACCATATCGGCATAGCAGTTCCGTCGCTCGCTGAAGCAGTCCCCTTCTATCGCGATCAACTCGGCATGGCATTCAAAGGGACCGAGGAAGTCCCGGAGCAGAAGGTCACGGTCGCTTTTCTGCAGATCGGTGAATCCAAGATCGAACTCCTGGAACCGACCTCCGCCGAAAGCCCCATTGCGAAGGCCTTGGAAAAGAACGGCCCCGGCATCCATCACATCGCCTATCAGGTGGAGGACATCGAAGCGGCTATCGCCTCACTCGTGGCCGGCGGCGCCCGGATGATCGACAGCGTGCCGCGCAACGGCGCCCACGGAGCACGGATCGCCTTCGTCCACCCCAAAAGCAGTCACGGAGTACTGACGGAGCTCTGCGAAGGGGGACACTGA
- a CDS encoding ATP phosphoribosyltransferase regulatory subunit has protein sequence MSHIIPIEAPLPKGVTDFLPEKADKIGYIEGKIRTVFELWGFRRVITPLLEFQDVMAAGLGEELKEKTFRFDDRQTGKLLAIPSDITPQVARIVATRMHGYPLPHRLCYNGRVLRHTELQSGRSREIFQSGVELIGLDSPEADAEMVAMAVEVLRSLGFERFKLDLGHVGFFRGIMDAIDLDAPTRLALQEAIGKKDVSAVKLLVEPLSIPENAKEELLSLPRLFGGREVLEEAARIVTNAASKQALDNIAQVLDLLDIHGVSDYLTIDLGEIRGLDYHSGLTFEGFVTGIGEAVCSGGRYDNLTARYGFPAPATGFAFNILSLLSALERMPDVEASKTRDVLVFNLRDDRREALEIAQRLRALGYTTARDIIRREFDDSLAYARRMNILHMMVIGGPYCSDDEVYLVRVADKHGVAVRKADLMKDGFSLRIRP, from the coding sequence GTGTCCCACATCATTCCGATAGAAGCCCCGCTCCCCAAGGGAGTCACCGATTTTCTCCCCGAGAAGGCCGACAAGATCGGCTACATCGAGGGAAAAATCCGCACAGTGTTCGAACTCTGGGGGTTTCGGCGGGTCATCACTCCCCTCCTCGAATTTCAGGACGTCATGGCAGCCGGCCTCGGCGAAGAGCTGAAGGAAAAGACCTTCCGCTTTGACGACCGGCAGACCGGCAAGCTCCTCGCCATCCCCTCGGACATCACCCCCCAGGTGGCACGGATCGTCGCCACCCGCATGCATGGCTACCCCCTTCCCCATCGCCTCTGCTACAACGGTCGGGTGCTTCGACACACGGAACTCCAGTCCGGGCGAAGCAGGGAAATCTTCCAGTCGGGCGTCGAACTGATCGGCCTCGACTCGCCGGAAGCGGACGCCGAGATGGTGGCAATGGCGGTGGAGGTTCTGCGGAGCCTCGGCTTCGAGCGGTTCAAGCTCGACCTGGGCCATGTCGGCTTTTTCCGCGGAATCATGGACGCCATCGACCTCGATGCGCCGACCCGCCTTGCGCTCCAGGAGGCGATCGGCAAGAAGGATGTTTCGGCAGTCAAACTGCTCGTCGAACCCCTCTCGATCCCCGAGAACGCAAAAGAAGAATTGCTGTCGCTCCCCCGCCTCTTTGGCGGACGCGAAGTCCTTGAAGAAGCCGCCCGGATCGTCACCAATGCCGCGTCAAAACAAGCCCTCGACAACATTGCCCAGGTGCTCGACCTTCTGGACATCCATGGCGTCTCGGATTATCTGACCATCGATCTGGGTGAGATTCGAGGGCTCGACTATCACAGCGGCCTCACGTTCGAAGGGTTCGTCACCGGCATCGGCGAAGCCGTCTGCAGCGGCGGAAGATACGACAACCTCACGGCGCGCTACGGCTTTCCGGCGCCGGCCACCGGCTTTGCGTTTAACATCCTCTCCCTCCTGAGCGCCCTTGAACGGATGCCGGATGTGGAGGCAAGCAAGACGCGGGATGTTCTGGTCTTCAACCTCAGGGACGACCGGCGTGAGGCCCTTGAAATCGCCCAGCGGCTCCGCGCTCTCGGCTATACGACCGCACGCGACATCATACGCCGGGAATTCGACGATTCCCTCGCCTATGCAAGGCGCATGAACATTCTTCACATGATGGTCATTGGCGGACCATACTGTTCCGATGACGAGGTCTACCTCGTCCGTGTCGCCGACAAACATGGGGTGGCAGTCCGGAAGGCCGACCTGATGAAGGACGGCTTTTCCCTCCGCATCCGCCCCTGA
- a CDS encoding ATP-binding protein translates to MTQTVDYYTHNPMIHRDRRLGTSPSEWVRSFASEDLKPLIVCRGPIRKEAMDVFEEMGITHYGILLSEKDSIVYPNALAPELRQLTDPTRVHRVPDYTGASKEERVERIGQIIQIALDNGYDSIFAGYGFMAEDEEFVAAIENAGLSFIGPNSRTQADAGKKDEAKRTALEVGVSVTPGINNVTARTLVKKHPTRDKLLALAKAEGLTLDPSVLKDAKLSLEDLADQILYASYEKGLDLYSIEELCAQVQSEVEAMFREYPGSRIRLKAIGGGGGKGQRILGASLLTAKNPNDKQVKEAAVEAPGLVREVLNEVKANGVGDNKNVLIELNIEQTRHNEIQLLGNGEWCVSLGGRDCSLQMHEQKLLEVSVTQESLALAIEKAKKAGRKAEVKALESDLKVLKRMEDDAAKFGQAVGLDSASTFECIVDRDRYYFMEVNTRIQVEHRVSELCYALKFTNPKNKSDYFVVESLVEAMALLARHKKRLPKPERIPRFGAGAEARLNATDCSLSPHAGGMIRYWSTPIEGEIRDDQGISLVNPDTGMFMRYKVAGAYDSNIALLLTQGEDRLDSYCALAKVLGRTTLRGTDLATNLEFHYGLVNWFIGQNVMAKPTTRFVVPYLTLVGQLKEEANKLDTVFAFLQLKKAYAKRMAEQFPDDPQAAKAMAQILDRKGTLVTRPMDRLLADPHLLSGWLSINKKNFSIEKGKAQWLDNPLTILADTYEYLNMAFDPKAPAAEVIWGHDNELLQKGLRFYASLEEAFGTRDYFKLNGILQKEKPQGTFSATQWDEIRAAHTGFEAGLELLGILFLVAENTGFWGFRVEDDLEVTIPSHLHDPDLQARMKKILVPPPATKADEIVAVCGGMYYSQEAPGMPPFVVEGMHFEKGQPLYIIEVMKMFNKVNAQFSGTIDKILIQGGDGTIVQKGQPLFKVTPDEKFVAVDPEVIERERRERTTAYLKAVL, encoded by the coding sequence ATGACACAGACTGTCGATTACTACACACATAACCCCATGATTCACCGGGACCGCCGCCTGGGCACCTCCCCCTCTGAGTGGGTACGCTCCTTCGCCAGCGAGGATCTCAAACCGCTCATCGTCTGCCGAGGCCCGATCCGGAAGGAGGCGATGGACGTCTTCGAGGAGATGGGAATCACCCATTACGGCATTCTTCTCTCCGAGAAAGACTCCATCGTCTACCCCAATGCCCTGGCGCCTGAACTCCGGCAGCTGACCGACCCGACCCGGGTCCACCGGGTGCCCGACTACACGGGGGCCAGCAAGGAAGAGCGGGTGGAGCGGATCGGCCAGATCATCCAGATCGCCCTCGACAACGGCTACGACTCCATCTTCGCCGGTTACGGCTTCATGGCCGAGGATGAGGAGTTCGTGGCGGCCATCGAAAACGCCGGGCTTTCGTTCATCGGTCCCAACTCCCGGACCCAGGCCGATGCCGGCAAGAAAGACGAGGCAAAGCGGACCGCCCTCGAGGTGGGGGTGAGCGTCACCCCCGGCATCAACAACGTGACCGCCCGGACCCTGGTGAAGAAGCACCCGACCCGTGACAAGCTGTTGGCGCTGGCCAAGGCGGAGGGGCTGACCCTCGATCCGTCGGTGCTGAAGGATGCAAAACTTTCCCTTGAGGACCTGGCCGACCAGATCCTCTACGCCTCCTACGAAAAGGGGCTCGACCTCTACTCCATTGAGGAGCTCTGTGCCCAGGTGCAGTCCGAGGTGGAAGCGATGTTCCGGGAGTACCCGGGGAGCCGGATCCGCCTCAAGGCCATCGGCGGCGGCGGCGGCAAGGGACAGCGGATTCTGGGCGCGTCGCTCCTGACCGCCAAGAACCCCAACGACAAGCAGGTAAAGGAAGCCGCCGTCGAGGCTCCGGGCCTGGTCCGCGAGGTCCTGAACGAGGTGAAGGCCAACGGCGTTGGCGACAACAAGAACGTCCTGATCGAGCTCAATATCGAGCAGACCCGCCACAACGAAATCCAGCTTCTGGGGAACGGCGAGTGGTGCGTCTCCCTGGGGGGGCGTGACTGTTCGCTGCAGATGCACGAGCAGAAACTCCTGGAGGTGTCGGTAACCCAGGAGAGCTTGGCCCTTGCCATCGAAAAGGCGAAGAAGGCCGGCCGGAAGGCGGAAGTCAAGGCTCTGGAAAGCGATCTCAAGGTCCTGAAGCGGATGGAGGACGATGCCGCCAAGTTCGGCCAGGCCGTCGGGCTCGACTCCGCCTCCACCTTCGAGTGCATCGTCGACCGGGACCGCTACTACTTCATGGAGGTGAACACCCGGATCCAGGTGGAGCACCGTGTCTCCGAGCTCTGCTACGCCCTCAAGTTCACCAACCCCAAGAACAAGAGCGATTATTTCGTCGTTGAGTCGCTGGTGGAGGCCATGGCCCTCCTGGCGCGTCACAAGAAGCGGCTTCCGAAGCCGGAGCGCATCCCCCGGTTCGGGGCCGGCGCCGAGGCCCGCCTCAACGCCACCGACTGCTCCCTCTCCCCCCATGCCGGCGGCATGATCCGCTACTGGTCGACGCCGATCGAAGGAGAGATCCGCGATGACCAGGGGATCAGCCTGGTAAACCCCGACACCGGCATGTTCATGCGGTACAAGGTGGCGGGAGCCTACGACTCCAACATCGCCCTGCTCCTTACCCAGGGTGAGGACCGTCTTGACAGCTACTGCGCCCTTGCCAAGGTGCTTGGCAGGACCACCCTCCGCGGGACCGACCTGGCAACCAACCTGGAGTTCCACTACGGCCTGGTCAACTGGTTCATCGGGCAGAACGTCATGGCCAAGCCGACCACCCGCTTCGTGGTCCCCTACCTGACCCTCGTCGGACAGCTCAAGGAGGAGGCCAACAAGCTCGACACGGTGTTCGCCTTCCTGCAGCTCAAGAAGGCCTACGCCAAGCGGATGGCGGAGCAATTCCCCGACGATCCGCAGGCGGCCAAGGCCATGGCCCAGATCCTCGACCGCAAGGGAACCTTGGTAACCCGCCCCATGGACCGGCTGCTGGCGGATCCGCACCTGCTCTCCGGCTGGCTTTCCATCAACAAGAAAAACTTCTCGATCGAAAAGGGGAAGGCGCAATGGCTCGACAACCCGCTGACCATCCTAGCCGATACGTATGAATACCTGAACATGGCGTTCGACCCGAAGGCGCCGGCCGCCGAGGTGATCTGGGGACACGACAACGAACTGCTTCAGAAGGGACTCCGCTTCTACGCCTCGCTGGAAGAAGCGTTCGGGACCCGGGACTACTTCAAACTGAACGGAATTCTCCAGAAGGAGAAGCCCCAGGGAACCTTCTCGGCCACCCAATGGGACGAGATCCGCGCCGCCCACACCGGTTTCGAGGCAGGTCTGGAGCTCCTCGGGATTCTCTTCCTTGTGGCCGAGAACACGGGGTTCTGGGGCTTCCGCGTCGAGGACGATCTGGAGGTAACCATCCCCTCCCACCTGCACGATCCCGACCTGCAGGCCCGGATGAAAAAGATCCTCGTCCCGCCGCCGGCCACCAAGGCCGACGAGATCGTCGCGGTCTGCGGCGGCATGTACTACAGCCAGGAAGCGCCGGGGATGCCCCCCTTCGTGGTCGAAGGGATGCACTTTGAGAAGGGGCAGCCGCTCTACATCATCGAGGTCATGAAGATGTTCAACAAGGTGAACGCCCAGTTCTCCGGAACCATCGACAAGATCCTCATCCAGGGTGGCGACGGGACCATCGTCCAGAAGGGGCAACCGCTCTTCAAGGTCACGCCGGACGAGAAATTCGTGGCCGTGGACCCCGAGGTAATCGAGCGCGAAAGGCGCGAGCGCACCACCGCATACCTGAAGGCTGTGCTGTAA
- a CDS encoding acyl-CoA mutase large subunit family protein, with the protein MSISETKNAWQEAVVAKNIAKTPERKTDFRTTSSIEMERCFTPDFDYPGYEEVLGFPGQYPFTRGVQPTMYRGRFWTMRQYAGFGTARESNERYKYLLAAGQTGLSVAFDLPTQMGYDSDAAMAAGEVGKVGVAIDSLADMEVLFDGIPLDKVSTSMTINSTASILLAMYIAVAEKQGVSADKLQGTIQNDILKEYMARGTYIYPPKESMRIITDIFAYCKDNVPKWNTISISGYHIREAGSSAVQEVAFTLADGIAYVEAALKAGLNVDEFAPRLAFFFNAHNNLLEEVAKFRAARRMWAKIMKERFGAKDPRSMMLRFHTQTAGCTLTAQQPDNNIMRVTIQALAAVLGGTQSLHTNSRDEALALPTEDSVRIALRTQQVIAYESGAADSIDPLAGSFLVESLTDQIEKAATEYINKIDTLGGAVEAISRGFQQKEIQDSAYAYQRAIETDDLIIVGVNRFTIQNEPQPELLKIKEEVEIAQKKTLTAMKSKRDEATVREALATLAEAAKGTGNLMPPILGAVRAYATLGEIANVMRDVFGVHRETVVL; encoded by the coding sequence ATGAGTATTTCCGAAACGAAAAACGCATGGCAGGAAGCGGTCGTTGCCAAGAACATCGCCAAAACCCCCGAACGCAAGACTGACTTCCGGACCACCTCCAGCATCGAGATGGAGCGCTGTTTCACTCCCGACTTCGACTATCCGGGGTACGAAGAGGTCCTCGGATTTCCCGGCCAATACCCCTTCACCCGCGGCGTCCAGCCCACCATGTACCGGGGGCGCTTCTGGACCATGCGGCAATACGCCGGTTTCGGCACCGCCCGCGAGTCCAACGAACGGTACAAATACCTCCTCGCCGCGGGTCAGACCGGCCTCTCCGTTGCCTTCGACCTCCCGACCCAGATGGGTTACGATTCCGACGCCGCCATGGCCGCCGGCGAAGTGGGCAAGGTCGGGGTCGCCATCGACTCCCTCGCCGACATGGAAGTCCTGTTCGACGGCATCCCCCTGGACAAGGTTTCCACCTCCATGACCATCAACTCCACGGCCTCGATCCTCCTGGCCATGTACATTGCGGTGGCCGAGAAGCAGGGCGTTTCCGCCGACAAACTCCAAGGGACCATCCAGAACGACATCCTCAAGGAATACATGGCCCGCGGCACGTACATCTACCCCCCGAAGGAGTCGATGCGGATCATCACCGACATCTTCGCCTACTGCAAAGACAACGTCCCCAAGTGGAACACCATCTCCATCTCCGGCTACCATATCCGCGAGGCCGGCTCATCTGCCGTGCAGGAAGTGGCGTTCACCCTTGCCGACGGCATCGCCTACGTGGAAGCGGCCCTCAAGGCGGGCCTCAATGTCGACGAGTTCGCTCCCCGCCTCGCCTTCTTCTTCAACGCCCACAACAACCTCCTCGAGGAGGTGGCCAAGTTCCGGGCCGCCCGTCGCATGTGGGCGAAGATCATGAAAGAGCGCTTCGGCGCCAAGGATCCGCGCTCCATGATGCTCCGCTTCCACACCCAGACCGCGGGATGCACCCTCACCGCCCAGCAGCCCGACAACAACATCATGCGGGTGACTATCCAGGCCCTGGCCGCCGTCCTCGGCGGGACCCAGTCGCTCCACACCAACTCCCGCGACGAGGCCCTCGCTCTCCCCACCGAGGACTCCGTCCGGATCGCGCTGCGCACCCAGCAGGTGATCGCTTACGAATCGGGCGCCGCCGACTCCATCGACCCCCTGGCGGGAAGCTTCCTCGTTGAATCGCTCACCGACCAGATCGAAAAGGCGGCCACCGAGTACATCAACAAGATCGACACCCTCGGCGGAGCCGTGGAGGCCATCTCCCGCGGCTTCCAGCAGAAGGAGATCCAAGACTCGGCCTACGCCTACCAACGCGCCATCGAGACCGACGACCTCATCATCGTCGGCGTCAACAGGTTCACCATCCAGAATGAGCCCCAGCCGGAACTCCTCAAGATCAAGGAAGAGGTGGAGATCGCCCAGAAGAAGACCCTTACCGCCATGAAGTCGAAGCGGGACGAGGCCACGGTTCGGGAGGCCCTTGCGACCCTGGCGGAGGCCGCAAAAGGAACCGGTAATCTCATGCCGCCGATCCTGGGAGCCGTCAGAGCCTATGCGACCCTCGGCGAGATCGCCAATGTCATGCGCGACGTCTTCGGCGTCCACCGCGAGACGGTGGTGCTGTAA
- a CDS encoding alginate export family protein, which produces MKKKLLAVVAAGALTAATAVPALALENEFHGVFRVRGIMSNYDDAGSGPLTVKDNPGTKNYIEQRARLMYIAKANDDLKLVTHFEFDSRWGDNSYNSNNTTRNNGGGIGADQTNLETKNIYLDFNIPSTPVNMKVGIQGYNDNYKGIIFNNDAAGAVASARVGNATLGLAYFRFDDAVGTNFSSLAGTTTNSVAGYMTRDFLNVSGKYNITKDVKVGADYILLYSDVLRQSTDRTDIHMLGVNGEGKIGPVTLDGFFIYQVGHLGNPAIADKGQTVSAFAANVGAKAAVGPGTFRSNVLYISGENDPTRHDRNDFQTIMERSANTAGHAFYPGEMMILLRNKYATAGTDRAIAFDLNNGNHGIVGGFLGYDMTFGKIFSNTNLGMMAAAKDTTHEGKYMGTEINSELGYKLYDNMTASLQGAYVFLGDYFKGQNGAAAGDLPNSPFTARVQLQYVF; this is translated from the coding sequence ATGAAAAAGAAGCTTTTGGCAGTAGTCGCCGCTGGTGCGCTGACCGCTGCGACGGCAGTTCCGGCCCTGGCGCTGGAGAATGAATTCCACGGCGTGTTCCGCGTACGCGGCATCATGTCCAACTATGATGATGCCGGCTCCGGCCCTCTGACTGTAAAGGATAACCCCGGCACCAAGAATTACATCGAGCAGCGGGCCCGCCTCATGTACATCGCCAAGGCGAACGACGACCTGAAGCTGGTGACCCATTTCGAGTTTGACTCCCGCTGGGGGGACAACTCCTACAACTCCAACAACACCACCCGGAACAACGGCGGTGGCATCGGTGCCGACCAGACCAACCTGGAAACCAAGAACATCTACCTCGACTTCAACATCCCCTCCACCCCGGTGAACATGAAGGTCGGTATTCAGGGGTACAACGACAACTACAAGGGGATCATCTTCAATAACGACGCCGCCGGCGCCGTGGCCAGCGCCCGGGTGGGGAACGCCACCCTCGGCCTCGCCTATTTCCGGTTCGATGATGCCGTAGGCACCAATTTCTCCTCTTTGGCTGGAACAACCACCAACAGCGTAGCAGGGTATATGACCCGCGACTTCCTGAACGTGTCCGGCAAATACAACATCACCAAGGACGTCAAAGTAGGCGCAGACTACATCCTCCTTTACAGCGACGTACTCCGGCAATCCACCGACCGGACCGACATCCACATGCTCGGCGTAAACGGCGAAGGGAAGATCGGGCCGGTGACCCTGGACGGCTTCTTCATCTATCAGGTCGGCCACCTCGGCAATCCTGCCATTGCCGACAAGGGCCAGACCGTCAGTGCCTTTGCCGCCAACGTCGGCGCCAAGGCGGCCGTCGGTCCGGGGACCTTCCGGAGCAATGTCCTCTATATCTCTGGCGAGAACGATCCCACCCGCCACGACCGTAACGACTTCCAGACCATCATGGAGCGTAGCGCCAATACTGCCGGCCATGCCTTCTATCCCGGCGAAATGATGATCCTCCTGAGAAACAAGTACGCTACTGCCGGCACCGACCGGGCCATTGCCTTCGACCTGAACAATGGCAATCACGGCATCGTCGGCGGCTTCCTCGGCTACGACATGACCTTCGGCAAAATCTTCTCCAACACCAATCTCGGCATGATGGCCGCCGCCAAGGACACCACCCACGAAGGCAAGTACATGGGTACGGAAATCAACTCCGAGCTCGGGTACAAGCTCTATGACAACATGACCGCCAGCCTCCAGGGCGCCTACGTCTTCCTGGGCGACTACTTCAAAGGGCAGAACGGCGCGGCAGCGGGCGACCTCCCCAACAGCCCCTTCACCGCCCGGGTCCAGCTCCAGTACGTATTCTAA
- a CDS encoding FG-GAP repeat domain-containing protein: protein MKKIAIIVCSLLLVALTIAGASAAPIRAYVAEFSVTGAANKDELKTTLQTLLASRLSGEKIISVDSPSGADLLVKGSYIVFGKVFSIDAVAKDAGGRVIARAFQQGENQDELIPAVGKLGQALASELTAKVAVSPPPAAARMQTPAPSATPDIIRSTATAAAPEIIRPQEPVGAPTGSWVSQRLGGALIGMAPGRIGQDGSQEYYLVEEHTLRLYRKHDGLKLVAEVSFSPREKVLAVDSADLDGDGIPEIYLTVMDGETLASQVWVATNDSLKRVAANLPYFFRGIALDGKERRIYVQQMSTDQDFYGDVFELVKNGDRFETKNPIKLPRFGNLYNFNRFTDSSGELHYVVLNSDGYLVVYSAAGEEIWRSSDKLGGSETHFKREDISHVQTTGVAYRWVFLEQRITVAPGGDIMIPQNSGFFVVGYNRAYTKNSIYCFTWNGSSLDERWHTKISQNYLADYGYDPARKELTVLEVAKKEGVFTSGASVLAIKKVE, encoded by the coding sequence ATGAAAAAAATTGCGATTATTGTCTGTTCCCTGCTGCTTGTCGCCCTGACGATTGCCGGGGCATCGGCCGCCCCGATCCGGGCCTACGTCGCGGAGTTTTCGGTCACCGGCGCTGCCAACAAGGATGAACTGAAGACCACCCTCCAGACCCTCCTCGCCTCGCGCCTCAGCGGCGAGAAGATCATCTCCGTTGACTCGCCGTCAGGGGCCGATCTCCTCGTGAAGGGGAGCTATATCGTCTTCGGCAAGGTCTTCAGCATCGATGCCGTTGCCAAGGATGCGGGAGGGAGGGTCATCGCCCGCGCGTTCCAGCAGGGAGAGAACCAGGACGAGCTGATTCCGGCCGTCGGCAAGCTGGGGCAGGCTCTCGCCAGCGAGCTGACCGCCAAGGTTGCGGTCTCCCCTCCCCCGGCGGCGGCACGGATGCAGACACCGGCACCGAGCGCGACTCCTGACATCATCCGGAGCACCGCCACGGCAGCCGCGCCCGAGATCATACGCCCCCAGGAACCGGTCGGCGCACCGACCGGCAGCTGGGTCAGCCAGAGGCTCGGCGGCGCTTTGATCGGCATGGCTCCGGGACGCATCGGCCAAGATGGCTCTCAGGAGTACTACCTTGTCGAGGAGCACACCCTGCGCCTCTACCGGAAGCATGACGGGCTGAAGCTGGTGGCCGAGGTCTCCTTCTCTCCCCGCGAGAAGGTCCTTGCCGTCGATTCCGCCGACCTCGACGGGGATGGCATCCCGGAGATCTACCTGACGGTGATGGATGGCGAGACGCTGGCGTCCCAGGTCTGGGTCGCCACCAACGATTCCCTTAAGCGGGTGGCAGCCAATCTCCCCTACTTCTTCCGGGGAATCGCCCTCGACGGCAAAGAGCGGCGGATTTACGTCCAACAGATGAGCACCGATCAGGATTTCTACGGTGACGTCTTCGAGCTGGTGAAGAACGGAGACCGGTTCGAAACGAAAAATCCGATCAAACTCCCCCGGTTTGGCAATCTCTACAATTTTAACCGCTTCACGGATTCATCGGGCGAGCTCCACTACGTTGTTCTCAACAGCGACGGCTATCTGGTGGTCTACTCGGCGGCAGGCGAGGAGATATGGCGCAGCAGCGATAAGCTTGGCGGATCGGAGACCCATTTCAAACGCGAGGATATATCGCACGTCCAAACAACCGGCGTCGCCTATCGGTGGGTATTTCTGGAACAGCGCATCACCGTTGCCCCTGGCGGAGACATCATGATCCCCCAGAACAGCGGCTTTTTCGTGGTCGGGTACAACCGCGCCTATACCAAGAACTCGATTTACTGTTTCACCTGGAACGGCTCCTCTCTCGACGAGCGCTGGCATACGAAAATAAGCCAGAATTACCTGGCCGACTACGGCTATGATCCGGCGAGAAAAGAGCTCACGGTGCTCGAAGTGGCCAAAAAGGAAGGGGTCTTCACCTCCGGCGCCAGCGTGCTGGCGATCAAGAAGGTGGAATGA